One genomic window of Moorella glycerini includes the following:
- a CDS encoding NADH-quinone oxidoreductase subunit N gives MANLYLLTVEILTAALGLGLLALGLLVPKSDRRGIGYVAAAGLAGLMVAAFSMRDASGVILGGYVIDSFGTYFKVLFLAAALLTAVCSFDYVEKMGFNQGEYYALLVLATLGMMVLASSGELISLYLGLELMTITFCILAAYRLDDARSAEAGIKYVLLGAMSSAILLYGLSLVYGASGSTVIKEIGQAVAAGGASPALLLGTIFLLAGFAFKVTAVPFHMWSPDVYEGAPTPVTGFLSVASKAAGFAALVRVFFGALPDLHNFWVQLFIALAVLTMVLGNLVAIPQTNIKRLLAYSSISQAGYLLLGIVSFSVLGIGAIMYYAMLYVFGNMGAFMAATAFYNTDGSDEIRDYAGLARRSPLVAAVMLFSLLSLAGIPPMAGFVGKFYLFMSIISRGYIWLAILGILMSMVSVYYYLLVAKAMYLGNPPEGSQPLRVAPGLQVAMVVSLLVLFLLGIYPTPLTDYAMNSAVSFFMP, from the coding sequence ATGGCGAATCTTTATCTACTGACGGTGGAAATCTTAACGGCAGCGTTGGGTTTGGGGCTGCTGGCATTAGGCCTCCTGGTGCCTAAAAGCGATCGCCGGGGTATTGGCTATGTAGCAGCTGCCGGCCTGGCCGGCCTGATGGTGGCTGCCTTTAGCATGCGGGATGCCAGCGGGGTAATCCTGGGTGGATATGTTATCGACTCCTTCGGCACCTATTTCAAAGTTTTATTCCTGGCCGCGGCCCTCCTGACTGCTGTTTGTTCCTTTGATTATGTGGAAAAGATGGGCTTTAACCAGGGAGAATATTATGCTTTGCTGGTGCTGGCCACCCTGGGGATGATGGTCCTGGCTTCTTCCGGCGAGCTGATCAGCCTTTACCTGGGCCTGGAACTGATGACCATTACCTTCTGTATCCTGGCCGCCTATCGCCTCGATGATGCCAGATCGGCCGAGGCCGGTATCAAGTACGTCCTGCTGGGGGCCATGTCCTCGGCCATTCTCCTGTACGGCTTGAGCCTGGTCTATGGGGCCAGCGGCAGCACGGTAATCAAGGAGATTGGCCAGGCGGTAGCGGCCGGTGGTGCCAGCCCGGCCCTCCTCCTGGGAACCATCTTTCTCCTGGCTGGTTTTGCCTTTAAGGTAACGGCCGTACCCTTTCACATGTGGTCTCCCGATGTTTATGAGGGGGCGCCGACGCCGGTGACGGGTTTCCTGTCGGTGGCTTCCAAGGCCGCCGGTTTTGCTGCCCTGGTACGGGTGTTTTTCGGCGCCCTGCCGGACCTGCACAACTTCTGGGTGCAGCTCTTTATCGCCCTGGCAGTGCTGACCATGGTCCTGGGCAACCTGGTGGCCATCCCCCAGACCAATATCAAGCGGTTGCTGGCCTATTCCAGTATCTCCCAGGCCGGCTACCTGCTCCTGGGTATTGTTTCCTTCTCGGTCCTGGGCATTGGCGCTATCATGTACTATGCTATGCTCTACGTCTTCGGCAACATGGGCGCCTTTATGGCGGCCACGGCTTTCTACAACACCGATGGGAGCGATGAGATCAGGGATTATGCCGGCCTGGCTAGGCGCTCGCCCCTGGTGGCGGCGGTAATGCTCTTTTCCCTGCTGTCCCTGGCGGGGATACCGCCCATGGCCGGCTTTGTGGGCAAGTTTTACCTGTTCATGTCCATTATCTCCCGGGGTTATATCTGGCTGGCCATCCTTGGTATCCTGATGAGTATGGTTTCCGTCTACTACTACCTGCTGGTGGCCAAGGCCATGTACCTGGGTAACCCGCCGGAAGGGAGCCAACCGCTGCGGGTCGCTCCCGGCCTCCAGGTAGCCATGGTGGTATCCCTGCTGGTCCTCTTCCTCCTGGGGATTTACCCGACCCCATTGACCGATTATGCCATGAACTCGGCAGTGTCCTTCTTTATGCCTTGA
- a CDS encoding coenzyme F420-0:L-glutamate ligase: MARKQAKIFFHKIPIRTHIVTEKDDVVDLARKYSAGIAAPGDFICLAESVVAITQGRAILPETVRPGRLARFLSRFPGKDGSLATPPAMQLAIEEVGTARILAGCAAAALGRLIKKKGLFYIVAGRELALIDDIAGTMYPYERHIVMGPKNPGRLVQAIKKATGAEAVIADVNDKRCVDILGITDNSYRQAVIEALRDNPFGNEDEQTPIVILKRR; the protein is encoded by the coding sequence ATGGCCAGGAAGCAGGCAAAAATCTTTTTCCATAAAATACCCATCCGCACCCACATCGTTACTGAAAAAGATGATGTAGTTGACCTGGCCCGGAAATATAGCGCCGGCATTGCCGCGCCCGGCGATTTTATCTGCCTGGCGGAAAGCGTCGTGGCCATTACCCAGGGCCGGGCCATTTTACCGGAAACGGTCCGCCCCGGCAGGCTGGCCCGTTTTTTAAGCCGTTTCCCCGGTAAAGACGGGAGCCTCGCCACCCCGCCGGCCATGCAGCTGGCCATCGAAGAAGTAGGTACGGCGCGCATCCTGGCCGGGTGTGCCGCTGCCGCCCTGGGCCGGTTAATCAAGAAAAAAGGCCTTTTCTACATTGTGGCCGGGCGCGAGTTGGCCCTGATCGACGATATAGCCGGTACCATGTACCCCTACGAGCGGCATATCGTTATGGGGCCTAAAAACCCGGGCCGCCTGGTGCAGGCCATTAAAAAAGCCACCGGGGCGGAAGCCGTGATTGCCGATGTCAATGATAAAAGGTGTGTGGACATCCTGGGCATCACTGATAACAGCTACCGGCAAGCAGTAATTGAGGCCTTACGGGATAACCCCTTTGGTAATGAAGATGAGCAGACCCCTATAGTCATCCTCAAGCGCCGGTAA
- a CDS encoding metallophosphoesterase yields the protein MALFAIADLHLGRDMAMFGPAWENHRAKLADRWQRVVHPGDTVLILGDISWGMRLEDALPDLQFLKTLPGSKRILKGNHDYWWQTERKMAATILDADVALLKPEIIAGVAVCGTRGWLVPRHPLFNAETDGKVYRREVLRLEMALDGVQKLRREEPLAVMMHFPPACRGEATDFITLMQSYGVSHCYYGHLHGADQERALVGKEWGINFHLVAADYVNFTPVLVSC from the coding sequence GTGGCATTATTTGCCATCGCTGATTTGCACCTGGGCCGCGATATGGCCATGTTTGGGCCGGCATGGGAAAACCACCGGGCCAAGCTGGCCGACCGCTGGCAGAGGGTGGTGCACCCCGGGGATACAGTTTTAATCCTGGGAGATATTAGCTGGGGCATGCGCCTCGAGGATGCCCTGCCCGACCTGCAGTTCCTCAAGACCCTGCCGGGGTCCAAGCGCATCCTGAAAGGGAACCACGACTACTGGTGGCAGACGGAGCGCAAGATGGCGGCGACCATCCTTGATGCGGATGTTGCCCTTTTAAAGCCGGAAATCATTGCCGGGGTGGCCGTCTGCGGCACCCGGGGCTGGCTGGTTCCCCGGCACCCCCTTTTTAATGCAGAGACTGATGGAAAAGTTTACCGGCGGGAGGTCTTGCGCCTGGAGATGGCCCTGGATGGAGTGCAGAAGTTACGCCGGGAAGAGCCCCTGGCCGTGATGATGCATTTTCCCCCGGCCTGCCGCGGTGAAGCGACCGATTTTATAACGCTAATGCAGAGCTATGGCGTCAGTCACTGTTATTACGGTCACCTCCACGGCGCCGACCAGGAAAGGGCCCTGGTGGGGAAGGAATGGGGCATTAACTTTCACCTGGTGGCTGCCGATTATGTAAATTTTACCCCGGTTCTGGTATCCTGTTAA
- a CDS encoding hydantoinase/oxoprolinase family protein: MFVGLDMGGTHTDAVLIAGGRILRHYKTNTDPEDYLGTVTRALEAILAGINPSSIKRLNLSTTICTNAIVTGRSSPVGLLLEPGPGLNPALLACGQKNFILSGSIDHRGRPTSPLVEAEIKAADRELQQAGIRHLAIAGKFSTRNPEHELAIKEALSPGYDFITMGHRLSGWLNFPRRVFTAYLNSAVAATYSSFAAAIETFTTKKKLPVAPDILKADGGTLSLEASQSLPVETILSGPAASIMGALALAPTWQDAIILDIGGTTTDIAFLAGGVPLYEPQGISLAGYPTLVRALFSYSLGLGGDSCLQVQEGRLTIGPGRQGPARALGGPAVTPTDALITLGRLDLGDKAAARQGIAELGDKLGLGTLHMAAAILQQMAGEIARQSRALLAKINSRPVYTVREVLAGKQLQPAQVIVIGAPAPLLAAELEAAFGLPVIVPHLAGVANAIGAALSQPTTELTLLADTEQGLLTVPEEGLREKIPAGFNLERARNRALELLRERLVRLAPEVAGTELEVVEEQSFNMVSGFYTTGKNIRVKVQVKPRVTPLKGDADDV, from the coding sequence ATGTTTGTAGGACTGGATATGGGTGGGACCCATACCGATGCTGTCCTCATTGCCGGGGGCCGCATCCTGCGCCACTATAAAACAAATACCGACCCGGAAGACTACCTCGGCACCGTTACCCGGGCCCTGGAAGCTATCCTGGCCGGTATCAATCCCTCCTCAATCAAGCGCCTCAATTTAAGCACAACCATCTGTACCAACGCCATCGTTACCGGCCGCTCCAGCCCCGTAGGTTTACTCCTGGAGCCGGGGCCGGGCTTAAATCCCGCTCTACTCGCCTGCGGCCAGAAAAACTTTATCCTTTCGGGGTCCATCGACCACCGCGGCCGCCCTACCAGCCCGCTGGTAGAGGCGGAGATTAAGGCTGCCGACAGGGAGTTGCAGCAGGCCGGCATCCGCCACCTGGCCATTGCCGGCAAGTTTTCCACCCGTAATCCGGAACATGAACTGGCTATAAAGGAGGCCCTCTCCCCTGGCTACGATTTTATAACCATGGGCCACCGCCTGTCAGGTTGGTTAAACTTCCCCCGCCGGGTCTTTACCGCCTACCTGAATAGCGCCGTCGCTGCTACCTATAGTTCCTTTGCGGCCGCCATTGAAACTTTTACTACCAAAAAGAAATTACCCGTTGCACCCGATATTTTAAAGGCCGATGGCGGCACCCTGTCCCTGGAGGCCTCCCAGTCCTTACCCGTAGAGACTATCCTTTCCGGCCCTGCGGCCAGCATCATGGGCGCCCTGGCCCTGGCGCCAACTTGGCAAGATGCCATCATCCTGGATATAGGCGGGACAACCACTGATATTGCCTTCCTGGCCGGCGGTGTGCCTCTCTATGAACCCCAGGGCATAAGTCTCGCCGGCTACCCAACCCTGGTGCGGGCGCTGTTCAGTTACTCCCTGGGCCTGGGGGGCGACAGCTGCCTGCAGGTACAGGAGGGCCGTTTAACCATCGGCCCCGGCCGCCAGGGGCCGGCCCGGGCCCTGGGCGGCCCGGCCGTTACCCCTACCGATGCCCTCATTACCCTGGGCCGCCTGGACCTGGGGGATAAGGCTGCCGCTCGCCAGGGCATAGCCGAACTGGGCGATAAGCTGGGACTTGGTACACTGCATATGGCCGCTGCGATCTTGCAGCAAATGGCGGGGGAAATTGCCCGGCAAAGCCGCGCCCTGCTGGCTAAAATCAACAGCCGGCCGGTCTACACCGTCCGCGAAGTGCTGGCAGGCAAACAATTACAACCCGCCCAGGTGATTGTCATTGGCGCCCCGGCACCCCTCCTGGCGGCCGAGCTGGAAGCTGCTTTCGGCCTCCCGGTCATCGTCCCTCACCTGGCCGGGGTAGCCAATGCCATTGGGGCAGCTTTAAGCCAGCCCACTACGGAATTGACCCTCCTGGCCGACACCGAACAGGGATTGCTAACTGTTCCCGAAGAGGGCCTCCGGGAAAAGATCCCCGCCGGCTTTAACCTGGAGCGGGCCCGTAATCGCGCCCTGGAGCTTTTACGCGAGCGTCTCGTGCGCCTGGCCCCGGAAGTGGCCGGCACCGAGCTGGAAGTAGTGGAAGAACAATCCTTTAACATGGTTTCCGGTTTTTATACTACCGGTAAAAATATCCGGGTAAAAGTTCAGGTTAAACCCCGGGTCACCCCCCTGAAGGGAGATGCGGATGATGTATAA
- a CDS encoding histone deacetylase family protein: MYKAARRLGLVFFPAFDWAISPTHPEREERLLYTQDQVLEEGILDIDGIYEYRPRLATVADVERVHVCVPDVMSRVTASHLIAAGGAIVAAEAVLKGEVDKAFAIVRPPGHHALRIVHGARGFCNINIEAIMIEYIRRHYGKKRIAIVDTDCHHGDGSQDIYWHDPDTLYISLHQDGRTLYPGTGFLDEFGGPNAFGYNLNLPLPPETGEEGFLYALDHFILPVLADFKPDLVINSAGQDNHYTDPITNMRFSAQGYARLNDRLQPDIAVLEGGYSIEGALPYVNVGIILALAGLDYSGIREPDYSPARVAQSSRVSDYIARLCDETYKAWQQRETLRAAYVRDKKEISRRRQIYYDTEGLMETQEETTLVCDSCGGLTWIDSRTDRGRHILAIFIPRDACRRCQEEGHALFERASAGAYRDGIYLQDRVADQLLKK; this comes from the coding sequence ATGTATAAAGCCGCCCGTCGCCTGGGCCTGGTCTTTTTCCCGGCCTTTGACTGGGCCATCAGCCCTACCCACCCGGAACGGGAAGAGCGGCTCCTCTATACCCAGGACCAGGTCCTGGAAGAAGGCATCCTCGATATCGACGGCATCTATGAATACCGCCCCCGCCTGGCAACAGTGGCCGATGTGGAAAGGGTGCACGTCTGTGTTCCTGATGTCATGTCCCGGGTCACCGCATCTCACCTGATAGCCGCCGGCGGCGCTATAGTGGCTGCCGAAGCCGTCCTCAAGGGTGAGGTAGATAAAGCCTTTGCCATTGTCCGGCCGCCGGGGCACCATGCCCTGCGCATTGTCCACGGCGCCCGGGGGTTCTGCAATATTAATATAGAAGCCATTATGATCGAATATATCCGCCGCCATTATGGTAAAAAGCGCATCGCCATTGTGGATACCGACTGCCACCACGGCGACGGCAGCCAGGACATCTACTGGCATGATCCAGACACCCTTTATATTTCTTTGCACCAGGACGGGCGTACCCTCTACCCGGGCACCGGTTTCCTGGATGAGTTCGGGGGACCGAACGCCTTTGGCTATAATTTAAACCTGCCCCTGCCGCCCGAGACAGGCGAAGAAGGCTTCCTCTACGCCCTGGACCATTTCATCCTGCCCGTACTGGCCGATTTTAAACCCGATCTGGTCATCAATTCCGCCGGCCAGGATAACCATTATACCGATCCCATCACCAACATGCGTTTTTCGGCCCAGGGTTACGCCCGCCTGAATGACCGCCTGCAACCGGATATCGCCGTCTTAGAGGGTGGCTACTCCATCGAAGGTGCCCTGCCCTATGTCAATGTGGGGATTATCCTGGCCCTGGCCGGCCTGGATTACTCCGGCATCCGCGAGCCTGACTACAGCCCGGCCAGGGTGGCCCAGTCCTCCCGGGTCAGCGATTACATCGCCCGCCTGTGCGATGAAACTTATAAGGCCTGGCAGCAGCGGGAAACCTTGCGGGCGGCCTATGTCCGGGATAAAAAAGAAATCAGCCGCCGGCGCCAGATCTATTACGACACCGAGGGGCTGATGGAAACCCAGGAAGAAACAACGCTAGTATGTGATTCTTGCGGCGGGCTGACCTGGATCGATTCCCGTACCGACAGGGGCCGGCACATCCTGGCCATTTTTATCCCCCGCGACGCCTGCCGCCGCTGCCAGGAAGAAGGCCACGCCCTCTTTGAGCGCGCCTCTGCCGGGGCTTACAGGGACGGTATCTACCTCCAGGACCGGGTGGCGGATCAGCTGTTAAAGAAATAA
- a CDS encoding N-acetylmuramoyl-L-alanine amidase has product MVQRLPVNIVSEVKKLPPTPRLTNLYSKVILEGEEQFSTVTIEATAPPAVVIDYPEPGACRVTLRALLNMYPGPLYVQDGILREVTVEPGEGQVTFNITLDEAVRATLTAVKGIPYRVVLRFSRRPLQEFYRDKVIILDPGHGGTDGGWRGPVNLWERDMAWKTALELARVLEGFKARVIWTRAEEENPSWEERLLKVTPATFCFISVHEHGAADAGQRGTAVLYNPTSRGNEELAAKVLERIVARVKTPVRGIKADEELARLGEVPGLRLEPVAITSWVDEGLLRNPYFHQKVALATAVAIKQHFRRGK; this is encoded by the coding sequence GTGGTCCAGCGCCTGCCTGTGAACATTGTTAGCGAGGTGAAGAAGTTGCCCCCCACCCCCCGGCTGACCAATCTCTATAGCAAGGTAATCCTGGAGGGAGAAGAGCAGTTCAGCACCGTTACCATTGAAGCTACTGCCCCGCCTGCCGTGGTAATCGACTACCCTGAACCGGGTGCCTGCCGGGTGACCCTGCGGGCCCTCCTGAATATGTACCCTGGCCCCCTTTATGTCCAGGACGGTATTCTCCGGGAAGTAACGGTTGAGCCGGGTGAAGGGCAGGTTACTTTTAACATTACCCTTGATGAAGCCGTCCGGGCGACGTTGACTGCCGTAAAAGGGATTCCCTACCGGGTGGTGTTGCGCTTCAGCCGCCGGCCCCTGCAGGAATTTTACCGGGATAAAGTAATTATCCTTGACCCGGGCCACGGGGGGACCGATGGCGGCTGGCGGGGACCGGTGAATCTCTGGGAGCGGGATATGGCCTGGAAGACCGCCCTGGAACTGGCGCGGGTCCTGGAAGGGTTCAAAGCCCGGGTGATCTGGACCCGCGCGGAGGAGGAGAACCCCTCCTGGGAGGAACGCCTGCTGAAAGTTACCCCGGCAACTTTTTGCTTTATCAGCGTCCATGAGCACGGGGCGGCGGATGCAGGCCAGCGGGGGACGGCCGTCCTGTATAATCCCACCTCACGGGGTAATGAGGAACTGGCGGCTAAGGTTTTAGAGAGAATTGTGGCCAGGGTTAAGACCCCGGTACGGGGGATAAAAGCCGACGAGGAGCTGGCCCGCCTCGGGGAGGTACCTGGCTTGCGGCTGGAACCGGTAGCCATTACCAGCTGGGTCGATGAAGGTTTGTTACGCAACCCCTATTTCCACCAGAAGGTAGCCCTGGCTACCGCCGTGGCTATCAAACAACATTTCCGGCGGGGGAAATAA
- a CDS encoding complex I subunit 4 family protein, which produces MNFPILTAIMLAPVVGLLLILLIPEKEQLTIKITAAVATFVSLVLAILAYVLYDHGQGGLQFLQDIPWVPAFGINYSVCVDGMSMPLVLLTAIVIFTGVFASWDMTKRVKEFFIFLLMLVTGVFGVFISRDLFFFYLFFEVAVIPMYLLIGIWGSTRKEYAAMKLTLYLLVGSAFALIGIIATFLYAAQQLGHATFDIQTLATVKYDLGFQKFVFFLMLIGFGVLVPIWPLHLWSPDGHVAAPTAVSMLHAGVLMKLGAYGLIRVGVFLFPEGAKYWAPLIAVLCIVNVVYGAMIAMVQKDLKFVIGYSSVSHMGYVLLGIAALNTLSLNGAVAQMFAHGIMTALFFALVGNVYHKAHTREIARFGGLAHQMPRVAAGFLIGGLASLGLPGLNNFVAEFLIFMGSFTREQSLLGGLLSYRFLSILAISGIVITATYVLRVVKNTFFGPRKAEWDHLEDARGVEMVPIVVLVATLILFGLLPSLQIDMINSGVAPLVAKIEAAKAIGGIF; this is translated from the coding sequence GTGAATTTTCCCATCTTAACGGCCATTATGCTGGCCCCGGTGGTGGGGCTGCTCTTGATCCTGCTAATTCCGGAAAAGGAACAGCTGACCATTAAGATTACCGCCGCTGTGGCCACCTTTGTTTCCCTGGTGCTGGCCATCCTGGCCTACGTGCTTTATGATCACGGCCAGGGAGGACTGCAATTCCTCCAGGATATTCCCTGGGTACCGGCCTTCGGCATTAATTATTCCGTCTGTGTCGACGGGATGAGCATGCCCCTGGTACTGCTGACGGCCATAGTTATCTTTACCGGCGTCTTTGCATCCTGGGATATGACCAAACGGGTGAAGGAATTCTTTATTTTCCTGCTAATGCTGGTGACGGGGGTTTTCGGCGTCTTTATCAGCCGCGATCTCTTTTTCTTCTACCTCTTCTTTGAGGTAGCGGTGATCCCCATGTACCTTTTAATAGGTATCTGGGGTAGTACCAGGAAAGAATACGCGGCCATGAAGCTGACTCTGTACCTCCTGGTCGGCAGCGCCTTTGCCCTGATTGGTATTATTGCCACCTTCCTGTACGCTGCGCAGCAGTTGGGTCATGCCACCTTTGACATCCAGACCCTGGCCACGGTCAAGTATGACCTGGGCTTCCAGAAATTTGTCTTCTTCTTGATGTTGATCGGTTTTGGGGTGCTGGTGCCCATCTGGCCCCTGCACCTGTGGTCACCGGACGGCCACGTGGCTGCACCGACGGCGGTCAGTATGCTTCATGCCGGTGTCTTAATGAAGCTGGGGGCCTACGGTCTCATCAGGGTGGGCGTTTTCCTCTTCCCGGAAGGAGCCAAATACTGGGCGCCCCTCATTGCCGTTCTCTGTATAGTGAATGTGGTCTACGGGGCCATGATTGCCATGGTCCAGAAAGACCTCAAGTTTGTTATCGGTTACAGCAGCGTCAGCCATATGGGTTACGTCCTGCTGGGGATAGCCGCCCTCAATACCTTGAGTCTGAACGGGGCGGTAGCCCAGATGTTTGCCCACGGCATCATGACGGCCCTCTTCTTTGCCCTGGTAGGCAATGTCTACCATAAGGCCCATACCAGGGAAATTGCCCGCTTTGGCGGCCTGGCCCACCAGATGCCGCGGGTAGCGGCCGGCTTCCTCATTGGCGGCCTGGCCTCCCTGGGCCTCCCGGGCCTTAACAACTTTGTGGCCGAGTTTCTTATTTTCATGGGTTCCTTTACCCGGGAACAGTCTTTACTGGGCGGCCTCCTCTCCTACCGGTTCCTTTCCATCCTGGCCATTTCGGGTATTGTCATAACGGCCACCTATGTTTTACGGGTGGTCAAGAATACCTTCTTTGGCCCGCGGAAAGCCGAATGGGATCACCTGGAGGATGCCCGCGGGGTGGAGATGGTGCCCATTGTCGTTTTAGTAGCCACCCTGATCCTCTTTGGCTTGTTGCCTTCCCTGCAGATTGACATGATCAACAGCGGTGTAGCCCCGCTCGTAGCTAAAATAGAAGCTGCGAAGGCGATAGGGGGTATTTTCTGA
- a CDS encoding YraN family protein has protein sequence MTMARRRRGQLGEAAAAAYLERRGYRLLARNYRCPLGEIDIIAADGEAVVFVEVRTRSVATFGTPQESIDGRKQMRLRRLANYYLSKHGLSNRPCRFDVVAVWLDRQERVTGIEVIKGAF, from the coding sequence ATGACTATGGCGCGGCGGCGGCGCGGCCAGCTAGGGGAGGCAGCCGCCGCTGCTTATTTAGAGCGCAGGGGCTACCGGCTGCTGGCGCGCAATTACCGCTGCCCCCTGGGGGAAATAGACATTATTGCTGCCGACGGCGAGGCAGTTGTTTTTGTCGAGGTACGCACCCGCTCGGTAGCTACCTTCGGTACACCCCAGGAATCGATTGACGGCCGCAAGCAAATGCGCCTGCGCCGCCTGGCTAATTATTACCTTAGCAAGCACGGTTTGAGCAACCGTCCCTGCCGTTTTGATGTGGTGGCCGTATGGCTGGACCGGCAGGAGAGAGTGACGGGGATAGAAGTTATAAAGGGAGCTTTTTAG
- a CDS encoding isocitrate/isopropylmalate dehydrogenase family protein — MKHVVTLIPGDGTGPEVIAAARRVLDASGAGLEWEVMAAGETALEKHGSVLPEETLASIRKNGVALKGPITTPVGTGFRSVNVALRKELDLYANIRPARNLPNVPSRYQGVDLVIFRENTEDLYAGIEHMVGEEAAESIKIITRKGSERIARAAFEYARRNSRKRVTAGHKANIMKFSDGLFLRTFYEVAKDYPDLTADDRIVDNLSMQLVQKPDQYDVLVLPNLYGDILSDLCAGLVGGLGVAPGANIGDRAAVFEPIHGSAPKYAGQNKVNPLATILSGVMMLEHLGKKEAAGRIQKAILAVLAEGKYLTYDLGGSAGTSEMADAIVRELEKA; from the coding sequence TTGAAGCATGTTGTTACCCTGATACCTGGTGATGGTACCGGCCCGGAAGTGATTGCTGCGGCCCGGCGGGTCCTGGATGCCAGCGGGGCCGGGCTGGAATGGGAAGTAATGGCGGCCGGGGAGACGGCCCTGGAGAAGCACGGCAGCGTATTACCGGAGGAAACCCTGGCTTCCATTCGTAAAAACGGTGTGGCCCTCAAAGGGCCCATCACCACCCCGGTGGGTACCGGTTTCCGCAGCGTCAATGTTGCTTTACGGAAGGAACTTGACCTTTATGCCAATATTCGCCCGGCCCGTAACCTGCCCAATGTACCCTCCCGTTACCAGGGTGTCGATTTGGTTATTTTCCGGGAGAACACGGAAGATCTCTATGCCGGCATAGAGCACATGGTAGGAGAAGAAGCGGCGGAAAGCATCAAAATCATCACCCGCAAAGGTTCCGAGCGTATTGCCCGGGCGGCCTTTGAATATGCCCGCCGTAATAGCAGGAAGAGGGTGACGGCCGGGCACAAGGCCAATATCATGAAATTCAGCGATGGTCTCTTCCTGCGGACTTTTTATGAAGTGGCTAAAGATTATCCCGATTTAACTGCTGACGACCGCATTGTGGACAACCTGAGCATGCAGCTGGTGCAGAAACCGGACCAATATGATGTCCTGGTTTTGCCCAACCTCTACGGCGATATCCTCTCCGACCTCTGCGCCGGCCTGGTAGGCGGCCTGGGCGTGGCCCCGGGGGCGAATATCGGCGACCGGGCGGCCGTTTTTGAACCTATACATGGCAGTGCGCCCAAATATGCCGGCCAGAATAAGGTTAACCCCCTGGCAACCATCCTCTCCGGGGTGATGATGCTGGAGCATTTAGGCAAAAAGGAGGCTGCCGGCAGGATTCAAAAGGCCATCCTGGCTGTCCTGGCCGAAGGAAAATACCTGACTTATGACCTGGGAGGCAGTGCCGGTACCAGCGAGATGGCCGACGCCATAGTAAGGGAGCTGGAGAAGGCGTAG